A genomic window from Streptomyces sp. MST-110588 includes:
- a CDS encoding LON peptidase substrate-binding domain-containing protein has translation MTSLRLPLFPLNSVLFPGLVLPLNIFEARYRAMMRDLLALPEDERRFGVVAIRDGREVAPTAPGLPDGTVRPAEGPTAGFGPDPMRAFHTVGCVADAATIREKSTKDGSGPATGGGFGTAAGPGAQGPGYEVLATGTTRFRLLSVDASGPYLVGEVEALEEIQGEGAGALASGVLRAFRTYQKRLAWANERTLSGGQDLPDEPSVLSYLVAAAAVLDVPAKQRLLQAPDTASRLTEELKLLRQEAAVIGKLPSLPAVDLTRQPTSPN, from the coding sequence GTGACCTCCCTGCGCCTACCGCTCTTCCCCCTGAACTCGGTGCTGTTCCCGGGACTCGTACTCCCGCTGAACATCTTCGAGGCGCGGTACCGGGCGATGATGCGCGATCTGCTCGCGCTGCCCGAGGACGAACGCCGCTTCGGCGTGGTCGCCATCCGCGACGGCCGCGAGGTGGCCCCCACCGCGCCGGGCCTGCCGGACGGAACCGTACGGCCCGCCGAGGGTCCCACCGCGGGCTTCGGCCCCGACCCGATGCGCGCCTTCCACACCGTGGGGTGCGTGGCGGACGCGGCGACGATCCGCGAGAAGAGCACCAAGGACGGCAGCGGCCCCGCGACGGGCGGCGGCTTCGGGACGGCGGCCGGCCCCGGCGCCCAGGGCCCCGGATACGAGGTCCTGGCCACCGGCACCACCCGCTTCCGGCTGCTGTCGGTGGATGCCTCCGGCCCGTACCTGGTGGGCGAGGTGGAGGCGCTGGAGGAGATCCAGGGTGAGGGCGCCGGCGCGCTCGCCTCCGGCGTCCTGCGCGCCTTCCGCACCTACCAGAAGCGCCTGGCCTGGGCCAACGAGCGGACCCTGTCCGGCGGACAGGACCTGCCCGACGAACCGTCCGTCCTGTCCTACCTGGTCGCCGCCGCGGCCGTCCTGGACGTGCCCGCCAAGCAGCGGCTGCTCCAGGCGCCGGACACCGCCAGCCGGCTGACCGAGGAGCTGAAACTCCTTCGCCAGGAGGCCGCGGTGATCGGTAAGCTCCCGTCGCTGCCGGCCGTGGACCTGACCCGGCAGCCGACCAGCCCCAACTGA
- a CDS encoding oxidoreductase translates to MTTPDAGDAPAALGLTSAEWSMWQAFRNGSTCRLHSGDAARDDPHGRYPWGPERSVRARVVALLLLESPPAQPGRVSALKLTGAYITDTLDLAGGTVKPFVELRDCRFEKEVLLPESRFTTLRIVGCAVPRLEAARLHTEGDLHLPRCVVRSGIRLTDAHIGTDLLLNQTVVHKDRQGRSVMADGLTVAQDLQAEMLESYGEVSLRGATVGVSLSLRGSRLSNPYGRRALNAPQLTVERTLYLTAAGLASSPFSTVGAGTPPYGIGHTPTRGTRMQRFECEGGMRLDDGRFGDAVDLEQARFLMEGDQELSLRRIQTPELRFLCERPQQGRVILSGARVVNLVDKAASWPGLGGLWMAGFSYETLIPRGHFPLARRLEWVAAATPEYAPEPYEMLAASMRRSGEDSDAREALLAKQRRRRETLPLAAKAWGILQDWTVAYGYRPGRAAVWMAVLWALGTVYFSQSPPRAVNAGEAQPWNPYLYVLDLLLPVIDLHQETSWKPGGAAQWVAAIMILAGWVLATTVAAGASRLLRRQ, encoded by the coding sequence GTGACCACCCCGGACGCCGGTGACGCGCCGGCCGCACTGGGGCTGACCTCGGCGGAGTGGAGCATGTGGCAGGCGTTCCGCAACGGCAGCACCTGCCGGCTGCACAGCGGCGACGCGGCCAGGGACGATCCGCACGGCCGGTACCCGTGGGGCCCGGAGCGCAGCGTACGCGCCCGGGTGGTGGCCTTACTGCTCCTGGAGAGCCCGCCCGCACAGCCCGGACGGGTCTCCGCGCTCAAGCTCACCGGCGCGTACATCACCGACACCCTGGACCTGGCGGGCGGCACGGTCAAGCCGTTCGTGGAGCTGCGCGACTGCCGCTTCGAGAAGGAGGTGCTGCTGCCGGAGAGCCGCTTCACGACCCTGCGGATCGTCGGCTGCGCCGTCCCCCGGCTGGAGGCGGCCCGGCTGCACACCGAAGGCGACCTGCACCTGCCGCGCTGCGTCGTACGGTCCGGCATCCGGCTCACCGACGCCCACATAGGCACGGACCTGCTGCTCAACCAGACGGTGGTGCACAAGGACCGCCAGGGCCGGTCGGTCATGGCCGACGGCCTGACCGTAGCCCAGGACCTCCAGGCCGAGATGCTGGAGTCCTACGGAGAGGTGTCGCTGCGCGGCGCGACGGTCGGCGTCTCGCTGAGCCTGCGCGGCAGCCGGCTGAGCAATCCCTACGGGCGCAGAGCGCTCAACGCCCCGCAGCTCACGGTCGAGCGCACCCTGTACCTGACGGCCGCGGGCCTGGCCAGTTCCCCGTTCTCCACGGTCGGCGCCGGCACGCCCCCGTACGGGATCGGGCACACCCCCACCCGCGGGACGCGCATGCAGCGCTTCGAGTGCGAGGGCGGGATGCGGCTGGACGACGGGCGGTTCGGGGACGCCGTGGACCTGGAACAGGCCCGCTTCCTCATGGAGGGCGACCAGGAACTGTCGCTGCGCCGCATCCAGACCCCCGAGCTGCGCTTCCTGTGCGAGCGCCCGCAGCAGGGCCGGGTGATCCTCTCCGGCGCGCGGGTGGTCAACCTGGTCGACAAGGCGGCGAGCTGGCCGGGCCTGGGCGGGCTGTGGATGGCGGGTTTCTCCTACGAGACGCTGATACCGCGCGGGCACTTCCCGCTGGCCCGGCGTCTGGAATGGGTGGCCGCGGCCACCCCGGAGTACGCGCCCGAGCCGTACGAGATGCTGGCCGCCTCGATGCGCCGCAGTGGCGAGGACTCCGACGCCCGGGAGGCGCTGCTGGCCAAGCAGCGCCGCCGCCGCGAGACGCTGCCGCTGGCGGCCAAGGCGTGGGGCATCCTCCAGGACTGGACGGTGGCGTACGGCTACCGGCCGGGGCGGGCGGCGGTGTGGATGGCCGTCTTATGGGCGCTCGGCACGGTCTACTTCTCCCAGTCGCCGCCCCGGGCCGTCAATGCCGGCGAGGCCCAGCCCTGGAACCCGTACCTGTACGTGCTGGACCTGCTGCTGCCGGTGATCGACCTCCACCAGGAGACTTCCTGGAAGCCGGGGGGCGCCGCGCAGTGGGTCGCGGCGATCATGATCCTGGCGGGCTGGGTGCTGGCGACGACCGTGGCGGCGGGCGCGTCCCGGCTGCTGCGGCGCCAGTAG
- a CDS encoding histidinol-phosphate transaminase — protein sequence MTGTTSGPGTSSGPSTPSGPDTPSGAGTSPDRGTAPGPAPWDTLPIRDELRGKSPYGAPQLDVPVQLNTNENPYPLPEPLVRRIAERVTEAARGLNRYPDRDAVELRTALAAYLTRTAGHEVGPEHVWAANGSNEVIQQVLQTFGGPGRSAIGFEPSYSMHALISRGTGTGWISGPRKDDFTIDVEAAVAAIAEHRPEVVFVCSPNNPTGTAVEAGTVLALYEAAQAARAEHGGAMVLVDEAYGEFSHRPSLLPLLAGRRNLIVSRTMSKAFGAAGLRLGYLAADPAVVDAVQLVRLPYHLSSVTQATALAALEHTDTLLKYVEQLKEERDRLVTELRALGLEVTDSDANFVQFGRFKDAHAAWQAILDHGVLVRDNGVPGRLRVTAGTPAENDAFLDAVRAVMKENR from the coding sequence GTGACCGGTACCACTTCCGGACCTGGTACCTCTTCCGGACCCAGCACTCCCTCCGGACCCGACACCCCCTCCGGAGCCGGTACCTCCCCCGACCGGGGCACCGCCCCCGGCCCTGCCCCCTGGGACACACTTCCCATACGCGACGAGCTGCGCGGCAAGTCCCCCTACGGCGCGCCCCAGCTCGACGTCCCCGTACAGCTCAACACCAACGAGAACCCCTACCCGCTGCCCGAGCCGCTGGTCCGGCGGATCGCCGAGCGCGTCACCGAGGCCGCCCGCGGACTGAACCGCTACCCGGACCGGGACGCGGTCGAGCTGCGCACCGCGCTCGCCGCCTACCTGACGCGTACGGCGGGCCACGAGGTCGGCCCCGAGCACGTCTGGGCCGCCAACGGCTCCAACGAGGTCATCCAGCAGGTGCTGCAGACCTTCGGCGGGCCGGGCCGCAGCGCCATCGGCTTCGAGCCGTCGTACTCGATGCACGCCCTGATCTCGCGCGGTACCGGCACCGGCTGGATCTCCGGCCCGCGCAAGGACGACTTCACCATCGACGTCGAGGCGGCCGTGGCGGCCATCGCCGAACACCGGCCCGAGGTGGTCTTCGTCTGCTCGCCCAACAACCCCACCGGCACCGCCGTCGAGGCCGGCACCGTCCTCGCGCTCTACGAGGCCGCCCAGGCCGCCAGGGCCGAGCACGGCGGCGCGATGGTCCTCGTGGACGAGGCGTACGGCGAGTTCAGCCACCGCCCCTCGCTGCTGCCGCTGCTGGCCGGCCGCCGCAACCTGATCGTCTCCCGCACCATGTCCAAGGCGTTCGGCGCGGCCGGGCTGCGGCTGGGCTACCTGGCCGCCGACCCCGCCGTGGTCGACGCCGTCCAGCTCGTACGGCTCCCGTACCACCTCTCGTCCGTCACCCAGGCCACCGCGCTGGCCGCCCTGGAACACACCGACACGCTCCTGAAGTACGTCGAGCAGCTCAAGGAGGAACGCGACCGGCTGGTCACCGAGCTGCGCGCCCTGGGCCTGGAGGTCACCGACTCCGACGCCAACTTCGTGCAGTTCGGCAGGTTCAAGGACGCGCACGCCGCCTGGCAGGCGATCCTGGACCACGGCGTGCTGGTCCGTGACAACGGCGTGCCGGGCCGGCTGCGGGTCACCGCGGGCACCCCGGCCGAGAACGACGCGTTCCTCGACGCGGTTCGCGCAGTGATGAAGGAGAATCGATGA
- the hisB gene encoding imidazoleglycerol-phosphate dehydratase HisB, which translates to MTRVGRVERTTKETSVLVEIDLDGTGQVDVSTGVGFYDHMLDQLGRHGLFDLKVKTDGDLHIDTHHTIEDTALALGAAFRQALGDKVGIYRFGNCTVPLDESLAQVTVDLSGRPYLVHTEPENMAPMIGTYDTTMTRHILESFVAQAQIALHVHVPYGRNAHHIVECQFKALARALRYASERDPRAAGILPSTKGAL; encoded by the coding sequence ATGACCCGCGTTGGGCGCGTGGAGCGCACCACGAAGGAGACGTCGGTGCTGGTCGAGATCGATCTCGACGGCACCGGTCAGGTGGACGTGTCGACCGGTGTCGGCTTCTACGACCACATGCTCGACCAGCTCGGCCGCCACGGCCTGTTCGACCTGAAGGTCAAGACCGACGGCGACCTGCACATCGACACCCACCACACCATCGAGGACACCGCCCTCGCGCTCGGCGCCGCCTTCCGGCAGGCCCTGGGCGACAAGGTCGGCATCTACCGCTTCGGGAACTGCACGGTCCCGCTGGACGAGTCCCTGGCGCAGGTGACCGTGGACCTCTCCGGGCGCCCGTACCTGGTCCACACCGAGCCCGAGAACATGGCGCCGATGATCGGTACGTACGACACGACCATGACCCGGCACATCCTGGAGTCCTTCGTGGCGCAGGCCCAGATCGCACTGCACGTCCACGTCCCCTACGGCCGCAACGCCCACCACATCGTGGAGTGCCAGTTCAAGGCGCTCGCGCGGGCCCTGCGGTACGCGAGCGAGCGCGATCCGCGCGCCGCCGGAATCCTCCCTTCCACGAAGGGCGCACTGTGA
- a CDS encoding succinate dehydrogenase/fumarate reductase iron-sulfur subunit: MKLTLRVWRQRDAGADGAMTTYDVDGVAPDMSFLEMLDTLNEELILKGEDPIAFDHDCREGICGACSLVINGEPHGPERTTSCQLHMRSFRDGETIDVEPWRAAAFPVVRDLVVDRSAFDRIIGSGGYITAPTGSAPEAHATAVPKPAADAAFEHAECIGCGACVAACPNGSAMLFTSAKVNHLNVLPQGAPERASRVLDMVARMDEEGFGGCTLAGECATACPKGIPLFSITRMNREFVRAARKGRR, encoded by the coding sequence ATGAAGCTCACCCTGCGCGTCTGGCGGCAGCGCGACGCCGGCGCCGACGGCGCCATGACCACGTACGACGTGGACGGCGTCGCCCCCGACATGTCCTTCCTGGAGATGCTGGACACCCTCAACGAGGAGCTGATCCTCAAGGGCGAGGACCCCATCGCCTTCGACCACGACTGCCGCGAGGGCATCTGCGGCGCGTGCAGCCTGGTCATCAACGGCGAGCCGCACGGCCCGGAACGTACCACCAGTTGCCAGTTGCACATGAGGTCCTTCCGGGACGGCGAGACGATCGACGTCGAACCGTGGCGCGCCGCGGCCTTCCCCGTCGTGCGGGACCTGGTCGTGGACCGCTCCGCCTTCGACCGGATCATCGGCTCGGGCGGCTACATCACCGCCCCCACCGGCTCCGCGCCCGAGGCCCACGCCACCGCCGTGCCCAAGCCGGCCGCCGACGCGGCCTTCGAACACGCCGAGTGCATCGGCTGCGGCGCCTGCGTGGCGGCCTGTCCCAACGGCTCGGCGATGCTGTTCACCTCGGCGAAGGTCAACCACCTCAACGTACTGCCGCAGGGCGCGCCGGAGCGGGCGAGCCGGGTGCTGGACATGGTGGCGCGGATGGACGAGGAGGGCTTCGGCGGCTGTACGCTCGCCGGCGAGTGTGCCACCGCCTGCCCCAAGGGCATCCCGCTGTTCAGCATCACCAGGATGAACCGCGAGTTCGTGCGGGCGGCCCGCAAGGGCAGACGATGA
- the priA gene encoding bifunctional 1-(5-phosphoribosyl)-5-((5-phosphoribosylamino)methylideneamino)imidazole-4-carboxamide isomerase/phosphoribosylanthranilate isomerase PriA: MTKLELLPAVDVRDGQAVRLVHGESGSETSYGDPLQAALAWQRAGAEWLHLVDLDAAFGTGDNRAVIAEVAGSMDIKVELSGGIRDDDTLAAALATGCHRVNLGTAALETPEWVAKVIAEHGEKIAVGLDVRGTTLRGRGWTRDGGDLYETLARLDSEGCARYVVTDINKDGTLQGPNLELLRNVCAVTDKPVVASGGVSSLDDLRAIASLVPDGVEGAIVGKALYARAFTLEEALAVVS; encoded by the coding sequence ATGACCAAGCTCGAACTCCTTCCCGCCGTAGACGTCCGCGACGGCCAGGCCGTCCGTCTGGTGCACGGCGAGTCCGGCTCCGAGACCTCCTACGGCGACCCCCTCCAGGCCGCGCTGGCCTGGCAGCGGGCGGGCGCCGAATGGCTGCATCTGGTCGACCTGGACGCGGCCTTCGGCACCGGCGACAACCGGGCCGTGATCGCCGAGGTCGCCGGCTCCATGGACATCAAGGTCGAACTCTCCGGCGGCATCCGCGACGACGACACCCTGGCCGCCGCGCTCGCCACCGGCTGCCACCGCGTCAACCTGGGCACCGCCGCCCTGGAGACCCCCGAGTGGGTCGCCAAGGTCATCGCCGAGCACGGCGAGAAGATCGCGGTCGGCCTGGACGTACGGGGCACGACCCTGCGCGGTCGTGGCTGGACCCGCGACGGCGGCGACCTCTATGAGACGCTCGCACGGCTGGACTCCGAGGGCTGCGCCCGTTATGTCGTCACCGACATCAACAAGGACGGTACGCTCCAGGGGCCCAACCTCGAACTGCTCAGGAACGTGTGCGCCGTCACCGACAAGCCCGTCGTGGCCTCCGGTGGCGTCTCCTCCCTGGACGACCTGCGGGCCATCGCGAGCCTGGTGCCGGACGGCGTCGAGGGCGCCATCGTCGGCAAGGCCCTGTACGCCAGGGCGTTCACGCTGGAAGAGGCCCTGGCAGTCGTCTCCTGA
- the ybaK gene encoding Cys-tRNA(Pro) deacylase, translating into MSKAKPKKSKKQQSPGAGGTPATVALADAGVPFTVHAYEHDPAAPSYGEEAAQALGVSPDQVFKTLLADVDGTLTVAVVPVSGSLDLKALAAAVGGKRAAMADPAAAERSTGYVRGGISPLGQRKRLRTVLDASARDLETVCVSAGRRGLEVELSPADLAALTGAVLAPIARH; encoded by the coding sequence GTGTCCAAGGCCAAGCCGAAGAAGTCCAAGAAGCAGCAGTCCCCCGGCGCCGGCGGCACCCCCGCGACGGTGGCGCTGGCCGACGCGGGCGTCCCCTTCACGGTGCACGCCTACGAGCACGACCCGGCCGCCCCCTCGTACGGCGAGGAAGCCGCGCAGGCGCTCGGCGTCTCCCCCGACCAGGTGTTCAAGACCCTGCTCGCGGACGTCGACGGCACACTGACCGTCGCCGTCGTCCCCGTCTCCGGAAGCCTGGACCTCAAGGCACTGGCCGCAGCCGTGGGCGGCAAACGCGCCGCGATGGCCGACCCCGCGGCGGCGGAGCGCAGCACCGGATACGTACGCGGCGGAATCTCCCCGCTCGGCCAGCGCAAGCGGCTGCGTACGGTCCTGGACGCCTCGGCCCGCGACCTGGAGACGGTCTGCGTCTCGGCGGGCCGCCGCGGCCTGGAGGTCGAACTCTCCCCGGCGGACCTGGCGGCCCTCACCGGCGCCGTCCTCGCCCCGATCGCCCGCCACTGA
- the hisD gene encoding histidinol dehydrogenase, whose translation MISRIDLRGDALPEGAALRDLLPRAEFDVEAALEKVRPICEDVRHRGTAALIDYARRFDGVEIERIRVPAEALTRALEELDPAVRAALEESIRRARIVHREQRRKDTTTKVVPGGTVTERWVPVERVGLYVPGGLAVYPSSVVMNVVPAQEAGVEAVAVTSPPQAEFGGLPHPTILAACALLGVDEVYAAGGAQAIAMFAYGTDECRPVNLVTGPGNIFVASAKRLLKGRIGIDAEAGPTEIAVLADATADPAHVAADLISQAEHDTLAAAVLVTDSAELAAAVEAELKTQVRATKHVERITAALAGRQSAIVLVDGMDAGLKVVNAYGAEHLEIQTADATAVAARVRNAGAVFVGPYAPVSLGDYCAGSNHVLPTGGCACHSSGLSVQSFLRGIHVVDYSRDALAEVAHHVVTLAEAEDLPAHGAALKARFDWKVPQSK comes from the coding sequence GTGATCTCCCGAATCGACCTGCGCGGTGACGCCCTCCCCGAGGGTGCCGCCCTGCGTGACCTGCTGCCCCGTGCCGAGTTCGACGTGGAAGCCGCCCTGGAGAAGGTGCGGCCCATCTGCGAGGACGTACGCCATCGCGGCACCGCGGCGCTGATCGATTACGCGCGGCGGTTCGACGGCGTCGAGATCGAACGGATCCGGGTGCCCGCCGAGGCGCTCACCCGAGCCCTCGAAGAGCTGGACCCCGCGGTGCGGGCCGCCCTGGAGGAGTCGATCCGCCGGGCCCGCATCGTCCACCGCGAGCAGCGCCGCAAGGACACCACCACCAAGGTCGTCCCCGGCGGCACGGTCACCGAGCGCTGGGTCCCCGTCGAGCGCGTCGGCCTGTACGTACCCGGCGGCCTGGCCGTCTACCCGTCCTCCGTGGTCATGAACGTCGTCCCGGCGCAGGAGGCCGGCGTCGAGGCCGTCGCCGTCACCTCCCCGCCGCAGGCGGAGTTCGGCGGCCTGCCGCACCCCACGATCCTGGCCGCCTGCGCCCTGCTGGGCGTGGACGAGGTGTACGCGGCCGGCGGCGCCCAGGCGATCGCCATGTTCGCCTACGGCACGGACGAGTGCCGGCCGGTCAACCTGGTCACCGGCCCCGGCAACATCTTCGTCGCCTCCGCCAAGCGCCTCCTGAAGGGCCGCATCGGCATCGACGCCGAGGCCGGGCCGACCGAGATCGCCGTCCTGGCGGACGCCACCGCCGACCCGGCGCACGTCGCCGCCGACCTGATCAGCCAGGCCGAGCACGACACCCTGGCCGCGGCCGTCCTGGTCACCGACTCCGCCGAGCTGGCCGCCGCCGTCGAGGCCGAGCTGAAGACCCAGGTGCGGGCCACCAAGCACGTCGAGCGGATCACCGCCGCGCTGGCCGGCCGGCAGTCCGCGATCGTGCTGGTCGACGGCATGGACGCGGGCCTGAAGGTCGTCAACGCCTACGGCGCCGAGCACCTGGAGATCCAGACCGCCGACGCCACCGCCGTCGCGGCCCGGGTCCGTAACGCCGGCGCGGTCTTCGTCGGCCCGTACGCGCCGGTCTCCCTCGGCGACTACTGCGCGGGCTCCAACCACGTCCTGCCCACCGGCGGTTGCGCCTGCCACTCCTCGGGCCTGTCCGTCCAGTCCTTCCTGCGCGGCATCCACGTCGTGGACTACAGCCGCGACGCGCTGGCCGAGGTCGCCCACCACGTGGTGACCCTCGCCGAGGCCGAGGACCTCCCCGCCCACGGCGCGGCGCTGAAGGCCAGGTTCGACTGGAAGGTCCCGCAGAGCAAGTGA
- a CDS encoding LysM peptidoglycan-binding domain-containing M23 family metallopeptidase encodes MVFSPTGRHRAPRRRGGAGRLLTRASTAVATLALPVVGASAASALGGGGTYTVAPGDSLSGIAAKQGVKGGWAALYERNRSVVGGDPDLIKVGVKLKLGGKAAAPGQRAARTAERPSVHRADAGWTAVRPVSGGSLTAGFGASGGRWAHGHTGQDFAVPVGTPVRAARGGTVVKAGWGGAFGYEIVIRHHRGSYTHYAHLSQIRVGEGQAVATGERVGRSGATGNVTGPHLHFEVRSTPYYGSAVNPMAWLRRHGA; translated from the coding sequence ATGGTGTTCTCCCCGACAGGCCGCCACCGAGCTCCCCGCCGCCGTGGTGGCGCGGGCCGATTACTCACCCGCGCCTCGACCGCCGTCGCCACCCTCGCGCTGCCGGTCGTGGGCGCCTCGGCCGCCTCCGCGCTGGGCGGCGGCGGGACGTACACGGTGGCTCCCGGTGACAGCCTCTCCGGTATCGCCGCCAAGCAGGGAGTCAAAGGGGGCTGGGCCGCCCTCTACGAGCGGAACCGGTCCGTGGTCGGCGGCGACCCGGATCTCATCAAGGTCGGCGTCAAACTGAAGCTCGGCGGCAAGGCCGCCGCACCGGGACAGCGCGCGGCGCGTACGGCCGAGCGGCCCTCGGTGCACAGGGCCGACGCCGGATGGACCGCCGTCCGGCCGGTCAGCGGCGGCTCGCTCACCGCCGGGTTCGGGGCGAGCGGAGGCCGCTGGGCCCACGGGCACACCGGGCAGGACTTCGCCGTACCCGTCGGTACACCCGTCCGGGCCGCCCGGGGCGGCACCGTCGTCAAGGCGGGCTGGGGCGGCGCGTTCGGCTACGAGATCGTCATCCGGCACCACCGCGGTTCGTACACGCACTACGCGCATCTGTCGCAGATCAGGGTGGGGGAGGGGCAGGCGGTCGCGACGGGTGAGCGCGTCGGCCGGTCCGGCGCCACCGGCAATGTCACCGGACCGCATCTGCACTTCGAGGTCCGCTCGACCCCGTACTACGGGTCGGCGGTGAACCCGATGGCCTGGCTGCGCAGGCACGGGGCGTAA
- a CDS encoding RidA family protein, with protein sequence MTIERAQSTSPWEETIGFARAVAAGDRVLVAGTMPLVDGVLYGEGDPYEQTKVAFAGALAALEPFGLGAGSVVRTRMYLTHARDVDEVARAHKELFDAVRPVATLVVVSGFVDSRVLVEVELEAFQDPSRGA encoded by the coding sequence ATGACCATCGAGCGCGCGCAGTCCACCAGTCCCTGGGAAGAGACCATCGGATTCGCACGCGCCGTGGCGGCCGGCGACCGGGTGCTGGTCGCCGGGACCATGCCGCTGGTCGACGGGGTGCTGTACGGCGAGGGCGACCCGTACGAACAGACCAAGGTCGCCTTCGCGGGCGCCCTGGCGGCACTGGAGCCCTTCGGCCTGGGCGCCGGCTCCGTCGTGCGGACGCGGATGTACCTCACCCACGCCCGCGACGTGGACGAGGTCGCCCGCGCCCACAAGGAACTCTTCGACGCCGTACGCCCCGTCGCCACGCTCGTCGTGGTCTCCGGCTTCGTGGATTCCCGCGTGCTGGTCGAAGTAGAACTAGAAGCCTTCCAAGACCCCTCCCGAGGAGCCTGA
- the hisH gene encoding imidazole glycerol phosphate synthase subunit HisH, with the protein MSTPAKKVVVFDYGFGNVRSAERALAHVGADVEITGDYDRAMNADGLLVPGVGAFAACMQGLRAARGDWVVGRRLSGGRPVMGICVGMQILFSRGIEHGEETEGLDEWPGTVGPLKADVVPHMGWNTVEAAQDSRLFAGLDAATRYYFVHSYAVHDWELEIGNPNIRAPKVTWATHGERFVAAVENGPLWATQFHPEKSGDAGAQLLTNWLDSL; encoded by the coding sequence TTGAGCACGCCCGCCAAGAAGGTCGTGGTCTTCGACTACGGCTTCGGCAACGTACGCTCCGCCGAGCGCGCCCTGGCCCACGTCGGCGCGGACGTGGAGATCACCGGTGACTACGACCGGGCCATGAACGCCGACGGGCTGCTGGTCCCCGGCGTCGGCGCGTTCGCCGCCTGCATGCAGGGGCTGCGCGCGGCCCGCGGCGACTGGGTCGTGGGCCGCCGGCTCTCCGGCGGCCGGCCCGTCATGGGCATCTGCGTGGGCATGCAGATCCTCTTCTCACGCGGCATCGAGCACGGCGAGGAGACCGAGGGCCTGGACGAGTGGCCCGGCACGGTCGGCCCGCTGAAGGCCGACGTCGTCCCGCACATGGGCTGGAACACCGTCGAAGCGGCGCAGGACTCGCGGCTCTTCGCGGGCCTGGACGCCGCCACCCGCTACTACTTCGTGCACTCCTACGCGGTGCACGACTGGGAGCTGGAAATCGGCAACCCCAACATCCGCGCGCCGAAGGTCACCTGGGCCACCCACGGCGAGCGGTTCGTGGCCGCCGTCGAGAACGGTCCGCTGTGGGCCACCCAGTTCCACCCCGAGAAGTCCGGCGACGCCGGTGCCCAGTTGCTGACCAACTGGCTCGACAGCCTCTGA
- the hisF gene encoding imidazole glycerol phosphate synthase subunit HisF yields MTLAVRVIPCLDVDNGRVVKGVNFQNLRDAGDPVEMAKIYGEEGADELTFLDITASSGDRETTYDVVRRTAEQVFIPLTVGGGVRTPEDVDKLLRAGADKVGVNTAAIARPDLIREIAERFGRQVLVLSVDARRTATGSFEVTTHGGRRGTGIDAVEWAHRAAELGAGEILLNSMDADGTKDGYDTEMIAAVRRHVTVPVIASGGAGRLADFAPAVAAGADAVLAASVFHFGDLRIGEVKETLREAGHPVR; encoded by the coding sequence ATGACCCTGGCGGTCCGAGTCATCCCCTGCCTGGACGTGGACAACGGCCGGGTCGTCAAGGGCGTGAACTTCCAGAACCTCCGCGACGCGGGCGACCCCGTCGAAATGGCCAAGATCTACGGCGAGGAGGGCGCCGACGAGCTGACGTTCCTGGACATCACCGCCTCCTCCGGCGACCGCGAGACGACGTACGACGTCGTGCGGCGCACCGCCGAGCAGGTCTTCATCCCGCTCACGGTCGGCGGCGGCGTACGCACCCCCGAGGACGTCGACAAGCTCCTGCGCGCCGGGGCCGACAAGGTCGGCGTCAACACCGCCGCCATCGCCCGCCCCGACCTGATCCGCGAGATCGCCGAACGCTTCGGCCGGCAGGTCCTGGTCCTCTCGGTGGACGCCCGCCGCACCGCGACCGGCTCCTTCGAGGTCACCACCCACGGAGGACGCCGCGGCACCGGCATCGACGCCGTGGAATGGGCCCACCGCGCCGCCGAACTCGGCGCCGGCGAGATCCTCCTGAACTCCATGGACGCCGACGGCACCAAGGACGGCTACGACACCGAGATGATCGCCGCCGTCCGCCGGCACGTCACCGTCCCGGTCATCGCCAGCGGCGGCGCCGGCCGCCTCGCCGACTTCGCCCCCGCCGTCGCCGCCGGCGCCGACGCCGTCCTGGCCGCCTCCGTCTTCCACTTCGGCGACCTGCGCATCGGCGAGGTCAAGGAGACATTGAGGGAAGCCGGCCACCCGGTGCGATGA